A window of the Gammaproteobacteria bacterium genome harbors these coding sequences:
- the prmA gene encoding 50S ribosomal protein L11 methyltransferase — MAWKQLQFHTSTDKAGRLSDLLTKYGASAVTFVDDGNEPVLEPGPGEVPLWDQTCVVGLFEDDVDLDDVLQKLSAKLAPAPLPVYEISDLPDQDWERAWLADFKPMQFGQRLWIVPTAYDAQDENAVNIRLDPGLAFGTGTHPTTALCLTWLDGHDVQGRSVLDFGCGSGILAIAAAKLGAKKVSGVDIDPQAVTATRDNARLNDVTAIEVSLSSDYRGGLVDILLANILANPLKMLAAEFAQRVKPGGDLVMSGILAEQAAEVAAAYVPWFDMDAPQQQDDWVLLHGRRRTE; from the coding sequence ATGGCGTGGAAACAACTGCAATTCCATACAAGCACCGATAAGGCCGGACGCCTGTCCGATTTGCTGACCAAGTACGGTGCGTCTGCGGTAACGTTTGTCGATGATGGTAATGAACCAGTGCTTGAGCCTGGTCCCGGCGAAGTGCCGCTTTGGGATCAGACTTGTGTGGTTGGTTTGTTTGAAGATGACGTTGATCTGGACGATGTCCTGCAAAAATTATCTGCCAAACTGGCGCCTGCACCACTCCCTGTTTACGAAATTTCTGATTTGCCGGACCAGGATTGGGAACGCGCATGGTTGGCAGATTTTAAGCCCATGCAGTTTGGTCAACGTCTGTGGATTGTGCCGACCGCTTACGATGCCCAGGATGAAAATGCGGTGAATATTCGCTTGGATCCGGGCTTGGCGTTTGGTACCGGTACCCATCCGACCACAGCGTTGTGTTTGACCTGGCTGGACGGTCACGATGTTCAGGGCAGGTCAGTGCTGGATTTCGGGTGTGGCTCAGGTATTCTTGCCATTGCTGCCGCCAAATTAGGCGCAAAAAAGGTCAGCGGTGTGGATATTGATCCGCAGGCGGTGACGGCGACGCGTGATAATGCCAGACTCAATGACGTAACTGCGATTGAAGTGTCGCTCAGCAGTGATTATCGCGGTGGGCTGGTCGATATCTTGCTTGCAAATATTCTGGCAAATCCATTGAAAATGCTGGCGGCGGAATTTGCGCAGCGCGTCAAACCTGGCGGTGATTTGGTGATGTCAGGCATACTGGCGGAACAAGCGGCTGAAGTGGCTGCTGCCTATGTCCCCTGGTTTGACATGGATGCGCCGCAACAGCAAGACGACTGGGTGTTGCTGCATGGCAGGCGCCGCACAGAATAA
- a CDS encoding DUF3426 domain-containing protein, producing MFTKCSHCKTTFRIHPEQLKLAAGKVRCGNCREVFNALDNLVEDVPPQAASRPADVSPPETADELMGALDDIAANTESDDLLNLLDDPALSAAGEDVLAQNSNILSRPNEMLDQFDLGQDGDADNLLGELEQFGEELDQSPARVAEDRSAASDANLFDELEQFQEERRPDDFDLDSQKNKKADDVFDIGGDLDTKDDIVSRFDLAEEPVAQDRSFAEEPVAKVEPAEKKSAKAEARKKAARQKFVSQELEGGSVVSKSVWSAVIVLLIVLLLGQVLYFKRADLIKYPALAPALEAMCGVLVAHVPCDLPLPKKLDAIVMEEREVRSHPNTPRALLISAKIVNKADFEQSYPLLELTFSDLNQKLIARRTFQPKDYLGKEVEPNERMPINVPVRVLLEIVDPGADAVNFEFNYR from the coding sequence ATGTTCACCAAGTGCAGTCATTGCAAGACCACATTCCGCATTCATCCCGAGCAGTTAAAACTGGCGGCGGGCAAGGTTCGTTGTGGCAATTGCCGTGAAGTTTTCAATGCGCTGGATAACTTGGTGGAAGACGTACCTCCGCAAGCTGCGTCACGTCCGGCAGATGTATCGCCGCCGGAAACCGCAGATGAATTAATGGGCGCGCTGGATGACATCGCAGCCAATACTGAATCTGATGATCTGCTCAACCTGCTAGATGATCCTGCACTGAGTGCGGCAGGTGAAGATGTTTTGGCGCAGAACAGCAATATTTTGTCCCGTCCCAATGAAATGCTTGATCAGTTTGATCTGGGTCAGGACGGCGATGCAGATAACTTGCTCGGTGAATTGGAACAATTTGGCGAAGAGCTGGATCAGTCACCAGCCAGAGTTGCGGAAGATCGATCCGCCGCCAGTGATGCCAACTTGTTTGATGAGCTGGAGCAGTTTCAGGAAGAACGTCGCCCCGACGATTTTGATCTGGATTCGCAAAAGAACAAAAAGGCGGATGATGTTTTTGATATCGGGGGTGACCTGGATACCAAGGACGATATCGTGTCACGCTTTGATCTGGCTGAAGAGCCGGTGGCGCAAGATCGATCGTTCGCTGAGGAGCCGGTCGCCAAGGTCGAGCCTGCAGAGAAAAAATCAGCGAAGGCCGAGGCGCGCAAAAAAGCTGCCCGGCAGAAATTTGTTAGTCAGGAGCTCGAAGGCGGTTCTGTCGTCAGCAAATCTGTGTGGAGCGCGGTAATCGTGCTGCTGATTGTATTGCTGCTGGGGCAGGTGCTGTACTTCAAGCGTGCCGATCTGATCAAGTATCCGGCATTAGCACCAGCGCTGGAAGCCATGTGCGGTGTGTTGGTGGCGCATGTGCCGTGTGACTTGCCCTTGCCGAAAAAACTGGATGCGATCGTGATGGAAGAGCGCGAGGTGCGTTCTCACCCCAATACCCCACGGGCGTTATTGATCAGTGCCAAAATTGTTAACAAAGCCGACTTTGAGCAATCCTACCCGTTGTTGGAGCTGACCTTTTCAGACTTGAATCAGAAGCTTATTGCGCGCCGGACTTTCCAGCCCAAGGATTATCTGGGTAAAGAGGTCGAGCCAAATGAGCGTATGCCAATCAACGTGCCGGTGCGGGTTTTACTGGAAATTGTTGATCCTGGCGCAGATGCAGTAAATTTCGAATTTAATTATCGTTGA
- the dusB gene encoding tRNA dihydrouridine synthase DusB yields MRIGPYTLSGRLILAPMAGVTDRPFRQMCKRLGAAMAVSEMVTSDERLWDTQKSRLRRDHAGEVEPISVQILGTDPEKMAQAARLNVANGAQIIDINMGCPAKKVCSVAAGSALMRDEPLVGRILSSVVSAVDVPVTLKIRTGWSPSERNAVRIARIAQEAGIAALAVHGRTRACGYKGEAEYDTIAAVKAQVSIPIIANGDIGHPEKAQQVLALTGADALMIGRAAQGRPWIFREINHFLQTGELLPEPDVHEVGSLLLEHVENLHAFYGEYMGVRIARKHIAWFSAAQPNAAEFRSQVVREESAQKQLELIRQFFMRKELNKGVAA; encoded by the coding sequence ATGCGTATTGGCCCGTACACCCTTTCCGGTCGCCTGATTCTGGCGCCGATGGCAGGCGTGACGGATCGCCCTTTCCGGCAGATGTGCAAGCGTCTGGGAGCGGCGATGGCGGTGTCAGAGATGGTGACCTCGGATGAGCGCCTGTGGGACACCCAAAAGAGTCGCCTGCGACGCGACCACGCGGGAGAGGTTGAGCCAATTTCGGTACAGATACTGGGTACCGATCCGGAAAAGATGGCGCAGGCAGCGCGGTTGAATGTGGCCAATGGTGCTCAGATCATCGACATCAACATGGGCTGCCCGGCAAAAAAGGTTTGTAGCGTTGCGGCGGGTTCGGCCCTGATGCGCGACGAGCCCCTGGTGGGGCGAATTCTTTCTTCGGTAGTGTCCGCAGTGGACGTACCGGTAACTCTTAAAATCCGTACGGGCTGGAGTCCGAGCGAGCGCAATGCGGTTAGGATTGCGCGGATTGCCCAGGAGGCAGGCATTGCCGCCCTGGCTGTCCATGGTCGGACTCGCGCGTGCGGCTATAAGGGGGAAGCGGAATACGACACGATTGCGGCCGTGAAGGCGCAAGTGTCGATTCCAATCATCGCCAATGGCGATATAGGTCATCCTGAGAAAGCCCAGCAGGTGCTGGCTTTGACCGGAGCAGATGCGTTGATGATTGGTCGTGCGGCGCAGGGAAGGCCATGGATATTCAGGGAGATCAATCATTTCCTGCAGACAGGTGAGTTATTGCCTGAGCCGGACGTGCATGAAGTGGGTTCTTTGTTACTGGAACACGTGGAGAACTTGCATGCTTTCTATGGAGAGTACATGGGAGTTCGGATTGCACGTAAGCATATTGCTTGGTTTAGCGCGGCTCAGCCCAATGCGGCAGAGTTTCGCAGTCAGGTGGTACGCGAAGAGTCAGCGCAAAAACAGTTGGAATTGATCAGGCAGTTTTTCATGCGCAAAGAATTGAACAAAGGTGTAGCAGCATGA
- the fis gene encoding DNA-binding transcriptional regulator Fis, whose amino-acid sequence MLFGGSAVETAENIRASESTGRIRHSVTDVLEAYFADLNGYQGAEGVYQMVLREVERPMLEVVLKHTRGNQTKAAELLGINRGTLRKKLREHGLD is encoded by the coding sequence ATGTTATTTGGGGGCAGTGCCGTGGAAACAGCGGAAAATATCAGAGCGTCAGAGTCAACCGGCAGAATCCGTCACAGTGTTACGGATGTGTTGGAAGCGTATTTTGCAGATCTGAATGGCTATCAGGGCGCCGAAGGCGTTTACCAGATGGTGTTGCGTGAAGTCGAACGCCCCATGCTGGAAGTGGTATTGAAGCATACGCGTGGCAATCAAACCAAAGCTGCCGAGCTGTTGGGAATCAACCGCGGCACACTGCGCAAGAAACTGCGTGAGCACGGCCTGGATTAA
- the purH gene encoding bifunctional phosphoribosylaminoimidazolecarboxamide formyltransferase/IMP cyclohydrolase, protein MAVIKRALISVSDKQGVLAFSRSLQAMGVEILSTGGTAKLLAAEGVPVTEVSDYTGFPEMMDGRVKTLHPKVHGGILGRRGTDDAVMQANGINAIDLVVVNLYPFEQTVARADCDLPMAIENIDIGGPTMVRAAAKNHKDVAIVVNPADYDAVVAEMKANGGALSMATRFDLAVKAFEHTAHYDGAIANYLGRLVGEQEQTFPRTFNRQFVKAQEMRYGENPHQAAAFYVEANQAEPSVSTAKQLQGKELSFNNIADTDAALECVKQFDGAPACVIVKHANPCGVAVAGSLLEAYDKAYKTDPESAFGGIIAFNQTLDAATAKAIVERQFVEVIIAPDVSEEAKQVVAAKQNVRLLACGQWAKAAGRLDFKRVTGGLLVQDADLALYNELKVVSKRQPTEQEMADLLFAWKVAKFVKSNAIVYAKGDMTIGVGAGQMSRVNSARIAGIKAEHAGLEVPGSAMASDAFFPFRDGIDAAAKAGIKAVIQPGGSMRDQEVVDAANEHGIAMVFTGMRHFRH, encoded by the coding sequence ATGGCTGTGATCAAACGAGCGCTGATCAGTGTGTCCGACAAGCAGGGCGTACTGGCGTTTTCCCGCTCCCTGCAGGCGATGGGCGTGGAGATTCTTTCCACTGGCGGAACCGCCAAGCTACTGGCCGCCGAAGGCGTGCCGGTCACTGAAGTTTCCGATTACACCGGTTTTCCCGAAATGATGGATGGTCGCGTCAAAACCCTGCACCCCAAGGTGCATGGTGGCATTTTGGGTCGTCGCGGCACGGATGACGCGGTGATGCAGGCCAACGGTATCAACGCCATCGATCTGGTGGTGGTGAACCTCTATCCTTTCGAGCAGACCGTTGCGCGTGCCGATTGCGATTTGCCCATGGCAATTGAGAACATCGATATCGGTGGTCCAACCATGGTTCGCGCGGCAGCAAAGAACCACAAAGACGTGGCTATCGTGGTTAATCCCGCCGATTACGACGCGGTGGTTGCCGAGATGAAAGCCAATGGCGGCGCCCTGAGCATGGCGACCCGCTTTGATCTGGCAGTGAAGGCGTTTGAGCATACGGCTCACTACGACGGCGCCATTGCCAATTATCTGGGGCGTTTGGTGGGCGAGCAGGAGCAAACCTTCCCGCGCACTTTCAATCGCCAGTTCGTCAAGGCGCAGGAAATGCGCTACGGCGAAAATCCGCATCAGGCGGCGGCGTTCTACGTCGAAGCCAATCAGGCGGAGCCATCAGTTTCAACTGCCAAGCAACTGCAAGGCAAGGAACTATCGTTTAACAACATCGCCGACACCGATGCGGCGCTGGAATGCGTCAAACAGTTCGACGGCGCGCCAGCGTGCGTGATTGTCAAACACGCCAACCCCTGTGGTGTGGCGGTGGCTGGCAGCCTGTTGGAAGCCTACGACAAAGCCTACAAAACCGATCCCGAATCGGCGTTTGGCGGCATTATCGCTTTCAACCAGACATTGGATGCGGCCACGGCCAAAGCCATTGTTGAGCGCCAGTTTGTCGAGGTGATCATCGCCCCTGACGTGAGTGAAGAAGCCAAGCAAGTGGTGGCTGCCAAGCAGAACGTGCGTCTGCTGGCCTGCGGCCAGTGGGCCAAGGCCGCTGGGCGTTTGGATTTCAAACGTGTCACTGGCGGTTTGTTGGTGCAGGATGCCGATCTGGCCTTGTACAACGAGCTGAAGGTGGTCAGTAAGCGCCAGCCGACCGAACAGGAAATGGCAGACCTGCTGTTTGCCTGGAAAGTAGCGAAGTTCGTCAAATCCAACGCCATTGTCTACGCTAAGGGCGACATGACCATCGGCGTCGGCGCTGGCCAGATGAGTCGCGTAAACTCCGCCCGTATTGCCGGCATCAAGGCCGAACATGCAGGATTGGAAGTGCCGGGCTCGGCGATGGCTTCCGATGCGTTCTTCCCGTTTCGCGACGGCATCGACGCGGCGGCCAAGGCCGGCATCAAGGCGGTGATTCAGCCAGGTGGCTCCATGCGTGACCAGGAGGTCGTCGACGCGGCCAACGAACACGGTATTGCCATGGTGTTTACCGGTATGCGTCACTTCCGCCATTAA
- a CDS encoding HEAT repeat domain-containing protein: MLDLFRPQKVQTECEATWRPLIEKAKTTLPNPIPALKKSHAKYFIEIWNQAFASATPEERIGLAVLAYRVEVHRYAAGMLIHSSDNTRHEGIRILGYMGDETVWSLLSKLASHEEQITSQMALTALLQINEGRARREFPEQIRSLTHH, encoded by the coding sequence ATGCTGGATCTGTTTCGCCCACAAAAAGTTCAGACTGAATGCGAGGCCACTTGGCGCCCGTTGATCGAGAAGGCAAAAACCACCCTTCCCAACCCCATTCCTGCGCTTAAGAAAAGCCACGCCAAGTACTTCATTGAGATATGGAATCAGGCTTTTGCCAGCGCCACCCCGGAAGAGCGCATAGGCCTGGCCGTGTTGGCCTATCGGGTAGAGGTTCACCGCTATGCGGCGGGAATGCTGATCCACAGCAGCGACAACACTCGCCATGAAGGCATACGAATTTTGGGGTATATGGGCGATGAGACCGTCTGGTCGCTGCTTTCCAAGCTGGCCTCCCACGAAGAACAGATCACTTCGCAAATGGCCCTAACGGCCCTGCTGCAAATCAACGAAGGCCGGGCGCGACGAGAGTTTCCCGAACAGATTCGCTCCCTGACCCATCATTAA
- a CDS encoding GGDEF domain-containing protein codes for MMDYQTLLAVLIGVYCLQAMALIITWYQSRNEDGTREWAAGGVCMAAGALVVLIASTIAHGEEIGQRMVPVTSAGIALIATGWLFLWAGIRRFVNHLDFSSHYLGLFFVLFYILLLQQQFFTLPLGWIVFCLATVVAIASSLILAELMVSRERASLISQFMMLCFGLTALLWGGRAALALLDMARPLGTLFDGLLMYQAVLVTVAVTLGMILMTTERVQKHLREQASIDSLTGLYNRRAFHDVSRAVIAAAERDKQPVALALLDLDHFKSINDTFGHGVGDKVLMRFANLAELTFRDQDILARFGGEEFVVLLSGADADQAMRALQRLRQRLETECIEYQGVCVPSTVSIGVSCRRRGKIDLHAMLEEADKALYDAKRAGRNQVIMYHLGDAVPAI; via the coding sequence ATGATGGACTACCAAACTTTGCTGGCAGTGTTAATTGGCGTGTACTGTCTTCAGGCGATGGCGCTGATTATCACCTGGTACCAAAGTCGGAATGAGGACGGTACTCGCGAGTGGGCTGCGGGCGGGGTTTGCATGGCCGCAGGGGCGCTGGTGGTGTTGATTGCCAGCACGATTGCTCACGGCGAAGAAATCGGCCAGCGAATGGTGCCAGTGACCAGTGCCGGCATTGCGCTGATTGCAACCGGCTGGCTGTTTCTGTGGGCGGGGATACGCCGATTTGTTAATCACCTGGATTTTTCTTCACATTATCTGGGTCTATTTTTTGTCTTGTTCTATATCTTATTGTTACAACAGCAGTTTTTTACCCTGCCCCTCGGTTGGATTGTGTTCTGTCTGGCGACAGTGGTGGCGATTGCCAGTAGCCTGATTTTGGCTGAACTCATGGTGAGCCGCGAGCGTGCAAGTTTGATCAGCCAGTTTATGATGCTGTGCTTTGGTTTGACGGCACTGCTGTGGGGCGGTCGGGCCGCGTTGGCGTTGCTGGACATGGCGCGGCCACTGGGGACCTTGTTTGATGGCTTGCTGATGTATCAGGCGGTGTTGGTGACGGTGGCGGTGACCTTGGGGATGATCCTGATGACCACCGAGCGGGTACAAAAGCATCTGCGTGAACAGGCCTCCATTGATTCCCTGACAGGTTTGTACAATCGTCGCGCATTTCATGATGTAAGTCGGGCAGTGATTGCTGCCGCCGAACGCGATAAACAGCCGGTGGCCTTGGCGCTGCTGGATCTGGATCACTTCAAATCCATCAATGATACTTTTGGTCACGGCGTGGGTGACAAGGTGCTGATGCGCTTTGCCAATTTGGCCGAGCTGACTTTTCGTGACCAGGACATCCTGGCTCGCTTCGGCGGCGAGGAATTTGTGGTATTGTTGTCCGGTGCGGACGCCGATCAGGCAATGCGCGCATTGCAGCGCCTCCGCCAACGTCTGGAAACTGAGTGCATCGAATACCAAGGGGTTTGTGTGCCCAGTACCGTGAGCATAGGCGTGAGTTGTCGGCGTCGCGGAAAAATTGATTTGCATGCCATGCTGGAAGAAGCGGACAAGGCGTTGTACGACGCCAAGCGCGCCGGTCGTAACCAGGTCATTATGTATCACCTGGGGGATGCGGTGCCGGCAATATAG
- the yeiP gene encoding elongation factor P-like protein YeiP, whose translation MKANEIKKGMVIQVDGQNILVRSVMVQSPSSRSGNTLYKTVGQNVVTRAKFERSFKGDELVDAVDFQRRAIQLLFRDADGCTFMDVETYEQFVVPESLIEDELAFITDGLEGLYALIADERVLGVALPATVVLEVVECSPGIKGASASARTKPATLSTGLVVQVPEYLESGEMVKVNTETREFVSRA comes from the coding sequence ATGAAAGCGAACGAAATAAAAAAAGGCATGGTGATACAGGTGGATGGCCAGAATATTCTGGTGCGCTCAGTGATGGTGCAGTCACCATCATCTCGCAGTGGCAATACCTTGTACAAAACCGTTGGCCAAAACGTGGTGACACGCGCCAAGTTCGAGCGCAGTTTCAAAGGTGACGAACTGGTTGATGCGGTGGACTTTCAGCGTCGTGCGATTCAGTTGCTGTTCCGTGATGCGGACGGCTGCACGTTTATGGACGTGGAAACCTACGAACAATTCGTGGTGCCAGAAAGTTTGATCGAAGACGAACTGGCTTTTATCACCGATGGCTTGGAAGGTCTGTACGCGTTGATCGCAGACGAACGCGTGCTGGGCGTAGCCCTGCCAGCGACCGTGGTGCTGGAAGTGGTTGAGTGCTCGCCCGGCATTAAAGGTGCGTCGGCTTCTGCGCGCACCAAACCGGCTACACTGAGCACCGGTTTGGTGGTTCAGGTGCCTGAATATCTTGAGTCGGGCGAAATGGTGAAGGTAAATACCGAAACGCGCGAGTTTGTTTCGCGCGCTTAA
- a CDS encoding NAD(P)/FAD-dependent oxidoreductase produces MQKNHSEVIVIGSGPGGYRAAVLLALQGKNVAIVERQQWGGCCLNRGCVPKKAWHHTAKLIQASKRFAERGLHGTMQVNFLQAWQHQQRVVKQVRDSYENYLQRLGVKRYVGHGRLLDAHTVQVEHDTDPQLLSADFIILATGSTANYPEPYSLQQNKVIGTDELFDQPPPGGERVAIIGSGVVATEFAFILQQLGKNVFWYARRSPLSNTEFSQQAKRLLHEALQKSAVTETNLQLPVNLKINPNDVTLQFADASEQAVDWVLVATGRTPATSQLGLEKTAVQVDGAGFVVRNDFLQTAQENIYAIGDCTSPIMTANQALADATVVTSNILYGNHRQQSPQWVPQLIYSALELAKVGMNEDQAEDAGYEPAVGFSSFDSSPRALGQDDAEGFVRMLADMDSGEFLGAEIVGSEAGELIHKLLNAELQETILRDLAASPVNHPSRSEEITNAVETMAAKWGLAEKILAPVDK; encoded by the coding sequence ATGCAAAAAAATCATTCTGAGGTAATTGTTATCGGCTCTGGTCCAGGCGGTTATCGCGCAGCGGTACTGCTCGCGCTGCAAGGAAAAAATGTTGCTATTGTTGAACGTCAGCAATGGGGAGGATGCTGCCTGAATCGCGGTTGCGTACCTAAAAAAGCATGGCACCACACCGCCAAATTGATTCAGGCCAGCAAAAGATTTGCTGAGCGTGGATTGCACGGGACAATGCAAGTGAATTTTCTGCAGGCGTGGCAGCATCAGCAGCGAGTTGTAAAACAGGTGCGCGACAGCTATGAAAATTATTTACAGCGCCTGGGAGTGAAGCGCTACGTTGGTCATGGCCGCTTGCTGGATGCACACACGGTACAGGTCGAGCATGATACTGATCCGCAGCTGTTGAGTGCCGATTTTATTATTCTGGCAACGGGATCGACGGCGAATTATCCCGAGCCATATTCGCTGCAGCAAAACAAGGTTATCGGAACTGATGAATTATTTGACCAGCCACCACCCGGTGGTGAGCGGGTAGCGATAATCGGCAGCGGTGTCGTCGCCACCGAGTTCGCATTTATTCTTCAGCAATTGGGTAAGAACGTGTTTTGGTACGCGCGTCGTTCGCCATTGTCCAATACGGAATTTAGTCAACAGGCCAAACGGTTATTGCACGAGGCATTGCAAAAATCCGCTGTGACTGAAACCAATTTGCAATTGCCAGTAAATCTGAAAATAAATCCCAATGACGTGACCTTGCAGTTTGCTGACGCCAGTGAACAAGCGGTGGATTGGGTGCTGGTTGCGACTGGGCGTACACCGGCAACATCTCAGCTAGGATTGGAAAAAACAGCAGTGCAAGTGGATGGGGCGGGGTTTGTTGTGCGCAATGATTTTTTGCAAACTGCGCAGGAAAATATTTATGCCATTGGCGACTGTACCTCGCCCATTATGACGGCCAATCAAGCGCTGGCCGATGCCACGGTGGTTACAAGTAATATCCTGTACGGCAATCATAGGCAGCAATCTCCGCAATGGGTGCCGCAATTGATTTATTCGGCGCTGGAGTTGGCCAAGGTCGGTATGAATGAAGATCAGGCTGAAGACGCAGGCTACGAGCCTGCAGTGGGATTCTCCTCGTTTGACAGCTCACCTCGGGCTTTGGGACAAGATGATGCCGAAGGGTTTGTGCGCATGTTGGCGGATATGGATAGTGGAGAATTTCTTGGTGCAGAAATTGTTGGTTCAGAGGCGGGCGAGTTGATACACAAACTGCTCAATGCAGAACTCCAGGAAACTATTTTGCGAGACCTGGCGGCTTCGCCCGTTAATCATCCTTCACGCTCGGAAGAAATTACTAACGCGGTGGAAACCATGGCAGCCAAATGGGGATTGGCCGAGAAAATTCTGGCACCCGTCGATAAGTGA